One region of Chryseobacterium sp. SORGH_AS_0447 genomic DNA includes:
- a CDS encoding DUF1003 domain-containing protein — MKKYEEKTEALEKIANGITWWIGSIPSLIAHTLFFIISFLLPVLHLVEFDKMLLILTTVVSLEAIYLAIFIQMSVNKSHEKIEDIQEDIEDIQEDIEEISEDIEEISEDIEEINEDIEDIQEDIEEINEEEDDEDHSERAKNVMLKSNVSSNKNEIKALKDKIEELQNKIDELKKE; from the coding sequence ATGAAAAAGTACGAGGAAAAAACAGAAGCTTTAGAAAAAATTGCAAACGGCATCACCTGGTGGATAGGCTCTATACCATCACTCATCGCTCATACTTTATTCTTTATTATTTCTTTCCTTTTACCGGTGCTGCACCTGGTGGAATTTGATAAAATGCTGCTGATCCTGACGACGGTGGTTTCGCTGGAAGCTATTTATCTGGCTATCTTCATTCAGATGTCGGTAAACAAGAGCCACGAAAAGATTGAAGACATCCAGGAGGATATCGAGGACATCCAGGAAGATATTGAGGAGATCAGCGAGGACATTGAAGAAATCAGTGAAGATATTGAAGAGATTAACGAAGATATCGAAGATATCCAGGAAGATATTGAGGAAATTAATGAGGAGGAGGATGACGAAGATCACAGCGAAAGGGCTAAAAATGTGATGCTCAAAAGCAATGTAAGCTCTAATAAGAACGAAATAAAAGCTTTGAAAGATAAAATCGAAGAACTGCAGAATAAAATCGACGAGCTTAAAAAGGAATAA
- a CDS encoding choice-of-anchor L domain-containing protein, with protein sequence MLNYRLKNYYFILVFLTLSASLLGQRKPPKNIVTSVNNKAGVFIDVNAAGYTPSTYTAEQLVKNVLINGGSTCSVPNVTNVTVTPNQPTSNNDRFWGYFHKGTTNFPFTDGIVLTTGYARQAGNVASSVSTLVTGAGQDDPDLLAAVPNTSTNPDDHYKDNVMLEFDFVPNSSQVKFNYIFASEEYTGSFPCQYSDAFALLIKPTAGGPYVNVAVLPGGAGPVSMTNIHPAISGVCPAINETYFAGYNSASNIVTNYEGRTVPLTAIASVTPGVSYHFKMVLSDFRDTAYDSAVFIEGGSFDIGIQLVDGTGAVLPSSLNMCDNTPQTLVAQVSNVTGLTYQWYKDGVAIAGATSGTYVATTPGVYEVKVMVPGSTCPASATVTIIGGTSPTVQNATLTACYAAGNATFNLTQAEPYLTTTTGVTFKYYLTQADAVAGNNSNIATPTTFSSAGGQTIYVNVAKGFCSKVAQLQLVKAPQMTATIATPQKLTCAAPQTTLDAGASVYPTGSTFNWVASAGGNIVSGATTSNPVINKGGTYTLTITKVYQPGATCTVTASVNVLEDLVKPVVTLTAPRYKICQGESVVLTAAGALTYVWSGLSGNGAVKTVTPNVTTTYTVNGIAANGCQSATPATVTIEVVPAIVSNVKGGYICQGDKITLDAGSGPNYTYLWNTGASTQTISVGTPGTYTVVIDNGVCSKTFTVQVIQAIIPEIINVNYNENGTMILTASNPSNGSLEYSIDNGLTWQNSNTFTNVPRNTVVSIRVRVKNTSCVGFLEYFTFVIKNVITPNGDNVNDIIDFRGVNDNKDFKASIFDRYGKEVYRESKLQPYWDGYFQGKRLNTASYWYQVSFEDPASKKPVVKTGWILLKNFE encoded by the coding sequence ATGTTAAATTATAGACTGAAAAACTACTATTTTATCTTAGTGTTTCTAACCCTCTCAGCGTCATTACTTGGCCAGAGAAAACCACCTAAAAATATTGTAACCTCGGTAAACAATAAAGCCGGTGTTTTCATCGATGTAAATGCTGCCGGTTATACACCGTCAACCTATACAGCGGAGCAGCTTGTAAAAAATGTACTGATCAACGGCGGATCTACCTGTTCGGTTCCAAACGTAACAAACGTGACGGTAACGCCAAACCAGCCGACTTCCAATAACGACAGGTTTTGGGGATATTTTCATAAAGGAACTACCAATTTCCCTTTTACGGATGGGATTGTTTTAACAACCGGTTATGCAAGGCAGGCAGGGAACGTAGCTTCCAGTGTAAGCACATTGGTAACTGGGGCAGGGCAGGACGATCCTGATCTTTTGGCAGCAGTCCCTAATACCAGCACCAATCCTGATGATCACTATAAAGATAATGTTATGTTGGAATTTGATTTTGTGCCGAATTCCAGCCAAGTTAAATTCAACTATATTTTCGCTTCTGAAGAATATACAGGTTCTTTTCCTTGCCAGTATTCGGATGCTTTCGCATTGCTGATCAAGCCTACTGCAGGAGGACCTTATGTGAATGTAGCGGTTTTGCCGGGAGGAGCAGGTCCTGTATCAATGACCAATATTCATCCGGCCATTTCAGGAGTATGTCCTGCGATTAATGAAACTTATTTTGCGGGATATAATTCTGCATCTAATATTGTAACGAATTATGAAGGAAGAACGGTTCCTTTAACGGCTATTGCCAGTGTAACCCCAGGCGTTTCATATCATTTCAAAATGGTTCTTTCCGATTTTAGGGATACCGCATATGATTCTGCTGTATTTATCGAAGGAGGCTCTTTCGATATAGGAATCCAGCTTGTGGATGGAACCGGAGCAGTTTTGCCGAGTTCGCTTAATATGTGCGACAATACCCCTCAAACTTTGGTAGCGCAGGTTTCAAATGTTACTGGGCTTACTTACCAATGGTATAAAGACGGAGTTGCTATTGCCGGTGCGACCAGCGGTACTTATGTTGCGACCACACCGGGAGTTTATGAAGTAAAAGTAATGGTTCCCGGAAGTACATGTCCGGCTTCCGCGACGGTCACCATTATCGGCGGAACATCGCCCACTGTACAGAATGCGACACTCACGGCCTGTTATGCTGCAGGAAACGCTACTTTTAATCTTACCCAGGCAGAACCGTATTTAACAACCACAACCGGCGTAACATTTAAATATTACTTAACCCAGGCAGATGCCGTAGCAGGAAATAATTCCAACATTGCAACCCCTACCACTTTTTCAAGCGCAGGCGGACAGACGATTTATGTGAATGTAGCAAAAGGATTCTGTTCAAAAGTAGCCCAGCTGCAGCTGGTAAAAGCTCCGCAAATGACAGCTACTATTGCGACTCCTCAAAAACTTACCTGTGCTGCTCCACAGACTACACTGGATGCCGGAGCATCAGTATATCCTACAGGTTCTACCTTTAATTGGGTAGCTTCTGCAGGTGGAAATATTGTTTCAGGGGCTACCACATCAAATCCGGTAATTAATAAAGGAGGTACTTATACCTTGACGATTACAAAAGTGTATCAGCCTGGTGCTACCTGTACAGTTACTGCTTCTGTAAATGTGTTAGAAGATCTTGTAAAGCCCGTGGTAACACTTACTGCACCAAGATATAAAATCTGTCAGGGCGAATCGGTAGTGCTTACTGCTGCAGGCGCACTTACCTATGTATGGTCCGGCCTTTCAGGGAACGGAGCAGTAAAAACAGTTACTCCGAATGTAACAACAACTTACACTGTAAATGGAATTGCTGCCAATGGCTGCCAGTCTGCTACTCCAGCAACAGTTACCATAGAAGTAGTACCTGCTATTGTTTCTAATGTGAAGGGTGGTTATATCTGTCAGGGAGACAAAATTACATTGGACGCCGGATCGGGACCGAATTACACTTATCTTTGGAATACAGGAGCGTCTACACAGACCATTTCTGTAGGAACGCCGGGAACATATACCGTAGTTATTGATAATGGAGTATGTTCAAAAACATTTACAGTACAGGTTATTCAGGCGATTATTCCTGAAATCATTAACGTAAATTATAACGAGAACGGAACCATGATCCTTACCGCGAGTAATCCGAGTAACGGTTCGCTTGAATATTCAATAGATAACGGATTAACGTGGCAGAATTCAAATACCTTTACCAATGTACCGAGAAATACGGTAGTTTCCATTAGGGTTAGGGTAAAAAATACAAGTTGTGTAGGTTTTCTGGAATATTTCACCTTTGTAATTAAAAACGTTATCACGCCGAACGGAGATAATGTAAATGACATCATCGACTTCAGAGGAGTAAATGATAATAAAGATTTCAAAGCTTCCATCTTCGACCGTTATGGAAAAGAAGTGTACCGGGAAAGCAAACTGCAGCCTTATTGGGATGGATATTTTCAGGGGAAACGTCTTAATACCGCTTCTTATTGGTATCAGGTAAGTTTTGAGGATCCAGCCAGCAAAAAGCCGGTCGTAAAAACCGGATGGATCTTGCTGAAAAATTTTGAATAA
- the rdgB gene encoding RdgB/HAM1 family non-canonical purine NTP pyrophosphatase — translation MKTEMELLVATHNIHKKEEIQQILGDDFVVKSLTDYNIHEEIVEDGDSFNANALIKAKYCFEKTGIPSLGDDSGLVVEYLDGRPGIFSARYAGDHDFAKNIEKVLGEMEGIKNRKAYFITVLCYYDENGAKYFDGRVHGNLLEENKGFKGFGYDPIFVPEGYDMTFAEMEPQDKNKISHRKQALDLFLEFLKNKG, via the coding sequence ATGAAAACGGAGATGGAATTACTGGTTGCTACACACAACATACATAAAAAAGAGGAGATCCAACAGATTTTAGGCGATGATTTTGTTGTTAAAAGTCTTACGGATTACAATATTCACGAGGAGATTGTTGAAGATGGCGATTCCTTTAATGCCAATGCGCTGATTAAAGCGAAATATTGCTTCGAAAAAACAGGTATTCCAAGCTTGGGAGACGACAGCGGCCTGGTGGTAGAATATTTGGATGGAAGACCTGGGATTTTCTCTGCACGGTATGCGGGAGACCACGATTTTGCCAAAAACATTGAAAAAGTGCTCGGCGAAATGGAAGGCATTAAAAACAGGAAAGCTTATTTCATTACCGTTTTATGTTATTATGATGAAAACGGAGCCAAATATTTCGACGGAAGGGTTCACGGCAATCTGCTGGAAGAAAACAAAGGTTTCAAGGGCTTTGGTTACGACCCGATTTTTGTTCCGGAAGGATATGACATGACGTTTGCAGAAATGGAACCTCAGGATAAAAATAAGATCAGCCACAGAAAACAGGCACTGGATTTGTTTCTAGAGTTTCTGAAGAATAAAGGCTAA
- a CDS encoding TIGR02757 family protein, whose amino-acid sequence MLKFEELKIFLDEKADQYNHPEFIANDPIQIPHRFSLQQDIEIAGFLAATISWGNRKAIIKSADKMLDIMGNSPYDFILNHSEKDLKGIEDKSIHRTFNGEDFVYFIRQFNKIYTKNESLEDLFAVQDAETNFGHAIERFRARFLGIEKHRSHKHVSSPYKNSSTKRIIMFLRWMVRKDKRGVDFGIWEKIDPKYLSIPLDVHTGNISRKLGLISRKQNDWKTVEELDLVIRTFDDKDPAKYDFALFGLGVTKELL is encoded by the coding sequence ATGTTGAAGTTTGAAGAATTAAAAATCTTCTTAGATGAAAAGGCGGATCAGTACAACCATCCGGAATTTATAGCGAATGATCCGATCCAGATCCCGCACCGTTTTTCCTTACAGCAGGATATTGAAATTGCAGGATTTCTGGCAGCGACCATCTCATGGGGAAACCGTAAAGCCATTATTAAATCAGCGGATAAGATGCTGGATATTATGGGAAACTCACCGTATGATTTTATACTGAACCATTCGGAAAAAGATTTAAAAGGAATAGAGGATAAAAGCATTCACAGGACGTTCAACGGAGAAGACTTTGTTTATTTCATCAGGCAGTTTAATAAGATCTATACTAAAAATGAAAGTCTGGAAGATCTATTTGCCGTCCAGGATGCGGAGACCAATTTCGGACATGCTATCGAGCGGTTCAGAGCGCGTTTTCTGGGAATTGAAAAACATCGGAGCCATAAGCACGTAAGTTCGCCTTATAAAAATTCTTCCACGAAAAGAATCATTATGTTTCTTCGCTGGATGGTCCGTAAAGACAAGCGCGGCGTGGATTTTGGGATCTGGGAAAAAATTGATCCGAAGTATTTGTCGATTCCGCTTGATGTGCATACGGGGAATATTTCCCGTAAATTAGGACTGATCTCCAGAAAACAGAACGACTGGAAAACCGTCGAAGAACTGGATCTAGTGATCAGAACGTTTGACGATAAAGATCCCGCAAAATATGATTTTGCCCTTTTCGGTTTGGGAGTGACCAAAGAATTGTTATAA
- a CDS encoding CPBP family intramembrane glutamic endopeptidase — MENKYPKYTFTWIGGLVLLAGLFAGTMVTSFFNVFWMFTFKENLQYRDWFFMLTNAAGFVSAIAFFDFFIVRRTTGKKLNFNFSPTNFYTYLLIFPMMLGMMFISEFITSQIPTTGPFFGKYYEFFTQLMDKLTDDPVVMIITAVICAPIFEEIIFRGIIQKGLMNKGMEPWKAIISASVIFGVIHGNPWQFVGAVLLGCILGVVYYKTKSLLLPMLLHGFNNLCSTLLITYTKNESFADAFKISEWMILGMGIILFCLFFYLFMRRYKIHYSEM, encoded by the coding sequence ATGGAAAATAAATATCCGAAGTATACCTTTACATGGATCGGAGGCCTGGTGCTGCTGGCTGGATTATTCGCCGGAACCATGGTTACTTCTTTCTTCAATGTCTTCTGGATGTTTACTTTTAAAGAAAACCTTCAATACAGGGATTGGTTCTTTATGCTGACCAATGCGGCAGGATTTGTTTCGGCTATTGCTTTCTTTGATTTTTTTATCGTACGCAGGACAACGGGGAAAAAGCTTAATTTCAATTTTTCGCCGACGAACTTTTATACTTATCTTCTCATTTTTCCGATGATGCTCGGGATGATGTTCATTTCGGAATTCATCACCTCACAGATTCCCACAACAGGACCTTTTTTCGGGAAATATTACGAGTTTTTCACCCAGCTGATGGATAAACTCACCGATGATCCGGTGGTTATGATTATTACAGCGGTGATCTGTGCCCCGATTTTCGAAGAAATTATTTTCAGGGGGATTATCCAGAAAGGATTGATGAATAAGGGCATGGAGCCCTGGAAAGCCATCATTTCAGCTTCCGTTATTTTTGGGGTGATCCACGGGAATCCGTGGCAGTTTGTCGGAGCTGTACTGTTGGGCTGTATCTTGGGCGTAGTTTATTACAAAACAAAATCACTGTTGCTGCCGATGCTGCTTCATGGCTTCAACAATTTATGTTCTACCTTACTTATTACCTATACTAAAAATGAAAGCTTCGCGGATGCTTTTAAAATATCCGAATGGATGATATTGGGAATGGGAATTATCCTTTTTTGCTTATTCTTTTACCTGTTTATGAGAAGGTATAAAATTCACTATTCTGAAATGTAA
- a CDS encoding ribonuclease Z → MSTYLTILGFNSAIPTVNSSPTAQFLEMEERSFLIDCGEGTQVQLRKAKAKFSKINHIFISHLHGDHCFGLPGLIASFRLLGRETPLHVYGPKGIKKMLETIFTITETHRGFEVVYHELDKNYSEKIYEDNRVEVYTIPLDHRIYCNGYLFKEKTKDRHLNMKEIAKYNEIETCDYHNLKAGKDFVLSDGYVLKNEILTVDPAPPVSYAFCSDTRYLESVIPIIKNATVLYHEATFLHDLKEMADYTGHTTAREAAVIAQKAEVGKLILGHFSNRYGDLTVFTDEARTIFPNTFLPKALEPVKI, encoded by the coding sequence TTGAGTACTTATTTAACCATATTAGGCTTTAATTCGGCGATTCCTACCGTTAATTCTTCTCCGACCGCCCAGTTCCTGGAAATGGAAGAACGGTCTTTCCTGATCGATTGCGGGGAAGGAACGCAGGTGCAGCTGAGAAAAGCAAAGGCAAAATTTTCGAAGATCAATCATATTTTTATTTCCCATCTTCATGGCGACCATTGTTTTGGCTTACCGGGGCTTATTGCCTCTTTCAGGCTGCTGGGAAGGGAAACACCGCTGCATGTTTACGGCCCGAAAGGCATTAAAAAAATGCTGGAAACCATTTTCACCATTACGGAAACCCACCGCGGTTTTGAAGTGGTGTATCACGAGTTGGATAAAAACTATTCGGAAAAAATTTATGAAGACAACCGGGTAGAGGTCTATACCATTCCTTTGGACCACAGGATTTACTGCAACGGTTATCTGTTTAAGGAAAAGACCAAAGATCGCCATCTGAACATGAAGGAAATCGCCAAATACAATGAAATTGAGACCTGTGACTATCATAATTTGAAAGCAGGGAAGGATTTTGTTCTGAGCGACGGTTATGTCCTTAAAAATGAAATCCTGACGGTGGATCCTGCCCCGCCTGTCTCTTATGCCTTCTGCAGCGATACACGGTACCTGGAAAGCGTAATCCCGATTATAAAAAATGCGACGGTATTGTATCATGAAGCTACCTTTCTGCACGATCTTAAAGAAATGGCCGATTACACAGGCCATACAACCGCCCGTGAAGCTGCTGTCATCGCACAGAAAGCTGAGGTCGGTAAACTTATACTGGGACATTTTTCCAACAGGTATGGAGATTTAACGGTGTTTACGGACGAAGCGAGGACCATTTTTCCGAATACTTTTTTACCGAAAGCGTTGGAACCCGTAAAAATTTAA
- a CDS encoding choice-of-anchor L domain-containing protein: protein MALFLVFAAGFLSAQNRDSKGVASKKTAENMKAGAFIDVNTAAYPESGFSITQLVKDVLISGGSTCSAANVTNVTVSPNLAVSNQNRSWGYFNKASTNFPFAKGIVLTTGYARKAGNDFQGTLSDPLGSGGDADLAAALGVPNNQLNDATFIEFDFVPASTKVSFRYLFASKEYQTNFPCTISDGFALLLKRVGDPYTNLAVLPGGAGPVSVTNIHPATQYQTGAPLSCGAANVSYFGGYNLPQVETNFNGRTVPLTATATVIPGQTYHFKMVLADYQDSNFDSAVFLEAGSFDIGVQLLDPAGVALPSSVNVCDNAPQTFTASVQGGGATYQWYLGSNPIPGANQPSYTATQPGVYSVQVFLPGNTCPGTASITVVGGTSPTVQNATLTACYTQGNAVFNLTSAQSSISTTPGATFSYYINQSDALAGNGNTITTPTAFSSAGQTVYVLVKNGFCSKVAELQLVKAAQITATIATPGVLTCANPQVTLNASGSVYPTGATFSWTTTNGNIVSGANTLNPVVNAAGTYTLTISNTYQPGNLTCTNSASVTVTGDSAPPTTGVIASKTLICSGESITLTASGGVTYNWTGLTGNGATQTVSLTATTTYTVTAVGANGCVSQTPATITIQVSQPITVNNATLLKCYQQGGINYNLTEAQPQITTASGVTFSYYLTAADANAGNANTITNPASFNSAGGQTIYVLVVNGGCRNVVTLQLLSTPQTTLTINSPQQITCTTPQITLNASTSVIPSGSTITWTAAGGGNIVSGGNTLTPVVNAGGTYTLTVTNVNQPGNLNCSYTANGTVTQNTTAPVAALTSTAAQICPGESVTLTASGGVTYNWGGGLSGNGNTQVVSPTNTTTYSVFAVGANGCVSTNPATVTVTVGPPVAVLAASKSKICAGESVTLTATGGVTYEWVGLPGNGSTQIVSPTATTTYSVYALGGNGCKVATPTSITIEVVPAIVSGLQDVYACAGDSAVLDAGSGPNYTYLWNTGATTQTISVTAPGTYSVTISNGTCSKVFSAQLINPSLPQFTNVTYEKNVLTLTATNPTNGTLEYSINGGVNWQASNVFYNVLDNTNYTLLVRVKDAKCYTSLSFFTFIVTNAVTPNSDGKNDTVDFTGISNYNNFAASIFDRYGQEVFKAGKSNTVWNGMLRGNLVLPTATYWYRVQWENPASKKLELRSGWILLKNRN, encoded by the coding sequence TTGGCTTTGTTTTTAGTTTTTGCAGCAGGCTTCCTTTCAGCCCAAAACAGGGACAGCAAAGGAGTAGCCAGTAAAAAAACTGCGGAAAATATGAAAGCCGGAGCTTTTATAGATGTAAATACCGCCGCATATCCGGAATCCGGCTTCAGCATCACCCAGCTGGTAAAAGACGTGCTGATCAGTGGCGGATCTACCTGCTCAGCAGCCAATGTAACCAATGTTACTGTCTCTCCGAATTTAGCAGTTTCCAACCAAAACAGAAGCTGGGGATATTTTAATAAAGCATCTACTAACTTTCCTTTTGCTAAAGGAATCGTTCTTACCACAGGATACGCTAGAAAAGCCGGAAATGATTTTCAGGGAACCTTGAGTGATCCTCTTGGTTCGGGCGGGGACGCAGATTTGGCAGCAGCATTAGGAGTTCCGAATAACCAGCTGAACGATGCCACCTTTATTGAATTTGATTTCGTTCCGGCATCTACCAAAGTAAGTTTCCGATACCTTTTCGCTTCAAAAGAATATCAGACTAACTTTCCCTGCACCATCAGTGACGGTTTTGCCCTGTTGCTGAAAAGAGTAGGGGATCCTTATACCAACCTTGCTGTTCTTCCCGGAGGAGCTGGGCCTGTGAGTGTAACGAATATACATCCTGCCACGCAATATCAAACCGGTGCGCCGTTGTCGTGTGGGGCAGCTAATGTATCTTATTTCGGAGGGTATAACCTTCCGCAGGTAGAAACCAACTTTAACGGCCGTACCGTTCCTTTAACAGCAACGGCGACCGTAATTCCCGGACAGACCTATCATTTCAAGATGGTTTTGGCGGATTACCAGGATTCAAACTTCGATTCTGCCGTTTTTCTTGAAGCAGGATCCTTTGATATAGGGGTTCAGTTGTTGGACCCTGCAGGCGTAGCGCTTCCTTCATCAGTTAATGTCTGTGATAATGCGCCGCAAACCTTTACAGCTTCGGTGCAGGGCGGAGGTGCGACCTATCAGTGGTATCTGGGATCAAATCCGATTCCCGGAGCCAACCAGCCTTCTTATACCGCTACGCAGCCCGGTGTATACAGTGTTCAGGTATTTTTACCTGGAAATACATGTCCGGGAACCGCTTCTATAACGGTAGTCGGCGGAACATCACCTACTGTACAGAATGCGACACTCACCGCGTGTTATACCCAGGGAAATGCGGTATTTAATTTAACCTCAGCGCAGAGCTCAATCAGTACAACGCCGGGGGCAACATTTTCCTATTATATTAATCAATCGGACGCTTTAGCCGGAAACGGAAATACGATTACCACACCGACCGCTTTTTCAAGTGCGGGGCAGACAGTGTATGTATTGGTTAAAAACGGGTTCTGCTCAAAAGTAGCCGAGTTGCAATTAGTAAAAGCCGCTCAGATAACAGCAACCATCGCAACGCCGGGTGTTCTTACCTGTGCAAACCCACAGGTTACACTGAATGCTTCCGGCTCGGTTTATCCTACCGGTGCAACCTTCAGTTGGACAACCACCAACGGAAATATCGTTTCAGGGGCCAATACTTTAAACCCGGTAGTAAATGCGGCAGGAACTTATACACTTACTATTTCAAATACCTATCAGCCTGGAAATTTAACCTGTACGAATTCGGCAAGTGTTACGGTTACTGGAGACAGTGCACCACCGACGACGGGAGTTATAGCTTCCAAAACGCTAATTTGTTCCGGTGAATCCATTACTTTAACAGCTTCCGGCGGAGTAACCTATAACTGGACAGGACTTACCGGAAACGGAGCCACCCAGACGGTTTCCCTGACAGCAACGACAACATATACCGTAACAGCAGTGGGAGCGAACGGGTGCGTTTCACAGACTCCGGCAACGATTACCATCCAGGTTTCACAGCCGATTACCGTGAATAATGCAACGTTACTGAAATGCTATCAGCAAGGAGGAATCAATTATAATTTAACCGAAGCCCAACCGCAGATTACGACGGCTTCCGGGGTGACCTTCTCTTATTATCTTACTGCAGCAGATGCCAATGCCGGAAATGCCAACACCATTACGAATCCTGCATCATTTAACAGTGCGGGAGGACAGACGATCTATGTTCTAGTGGTTAATGGCGGATGCCGTAATGTAGTAACTTTACAATTGCTGTCGACACCACAGACGACTTTAACGATCAATTCGCCTCAGCAGATAACCTGTACAACGCCACAGATTACTTTAAATGCTTCTACTTCGGTTATTCCTTCGGGATCTACAATAACCTGGACGGCTGCCGGTGGAGGAAACATTGTTTCAGGAGGAAATACATTAACGCCTGTCGTAAATGCAGGAGGAACCTATACTTTAACAGTAACGAACGTTAACCAACCAGGTAACCTGAATTGCAGCTATACGGCTAATGGAACGGTAACACAAAATACAACCGCTCCGGTAGCGGCTTTAACCTCTACCGCTGCACAGATCTGTCCGGGAGAATCGGTTACTTTAACAGCTTCAGGAGGGGTAACTTATAACTGGGGTGGTGGTCTTTCCGGAAATGGAAATACGCAGGTTGTTTCTCCAACGAATACAACGACTTATTCTGTATTTGCTGTAGGAGCTAACGGTTGCGTTTCGACAAACCCAGCAACGGTTACAGTAACTGTAGGTCCTCCAGTAGCTGTGCTTGCTGCTTCAAAATCCAAAATTTGTGCAGGCGAATCGGTTACCTTAACGGCGACCGGCGGCGTAACTTATGAATGGGTAGGATTGCCGGGTAACGGAAGTACGCAGATTGTTTCCCCGACAGCTACAACAACATATTCTGTTTATGCTTTAGGAGGAAACGGCTGTAAAGTGGCTACACCAACGTCCATCACCATAGAAGTTGTACCGGCTATCGTTTCCGGCTTACAGGACGTTTATGCATGTGCAGGAGACAGCGCGGTCTTAGACGCAGGTTCTGGACCGAATTATACCTATTTATGGAATACGGGAGCAACTACACAGACGATTTCCGTAACTGCCCCGGGAACATATTCGGTAACCATCAGCAACGGAACTTGTTCCAAAGTATTCTCGGCTCAGCTGATCAATCCGTCATTGCCGCAGTTTACCAATGTTACCTATGAAAAGAATGTACTTACCTTAACAGCAACAAATCCTACCAACGGAACGCTGGAATACTCCATTAATGGAGGAGTCAACTGGCAGGCGTCCAATGTTTTTTATAATGTACTGGACAATACGAATTATACCTTGCTCGTAAGGGTAAAAGACGCTAAATGTTACACCTCTCTTTCATTCTTTACTTTTATAGTAACGAATGCTGTGACTCCGAATTCGGATGGTAAAAACGATACCGTAGACTTTACCGGAATAAGCAATTATAATAATTTTGCCGCTTCTATTTTCGACAGGTACGGACAGGAAGTGTTTAAGGCCGGTAAAAGCAATACCGTCTGGAATGGAATGCTGCGAGGAAACCTTGTCCTTCCTACAGCAACGTATTGGTATCGCGT